A single window of Paenibacillus sp. FSL H8-0537 DNA harbors:
- a CDS encoding S-layer homology domain-containing protein: protein MKKNQFMLTVVVALAFNPVLHAQAAEARQRLNDMEGHWARIPVEQAVQSGYASGYADATFRPNKPATRAELLAAVIKAQQLEVANMDTPFLDDSGWFRPYMAVGLKLSLLKITEYDTGKFRPNQAITRGEAARLFVRAAGEDKAGRAKGYVYMSKQLGLMKGYAAGRIGMDRKLTRAEAIVVIHRLLNWQSAQARVAGLTEQPTYVTTGELKQLVVSLESFSGDVMVSGQTVLLNPEGNGKPADYKITMEYDSRKKATTIWLYEKPIVHKQLLIELLARYVGESADAAYGDAVKLDAGKALEARLLKTYNGKKIIMDKSEAGKSLAIMIYSN from the coding sequence CTAAACGATATGGAGGGCCATTGGGCACGTATTCCTGTGGAGCAGGCGGTACAGTCTGGTTATGCGAGCGGCTATGCGGATGCTACATTTCGACCGAATAAGCCAGCTACTCGCGCAGAGCTGCTTGCCGCAGTTATAAAAGCACAGCAGCTTGAGGTGGCCAATATGGATACGCCATTTCTAGATGACAGCGGATGGTTTCGCCCTTATATGGCAGTTGGATTGAAGCTTAGTTTATTGAAAATTACGGAATATGATACAGGCAAGTTTAGGCCGAATCAAGCGATTACGCGCGGAGAAGCGGCGAGGCTCTTCGTTCGGGCGGCGGGTGAGGACAAGGCAGGACGTGCAAAGGGTTATGTCTATATGTCCAAGCAGCTTGGCCTGATGAAGGGTTATGCCGCCGGCAGGATCGGGATGGACCGCAAGCTGACGCGTGCGGAAGCGATTGTGGTCATTCATCGTTTGCTGAATTGGCAGTCAGCGCAGGCTCGCGTTGCGGGCTTGACGGAACAGCCAACTTACGTAACGACTGGGGAGCTGAAGCAGTTGGTTGTGTCACTCGAAAGCTTTTCGGGCGATGTGATGGTTAGTGGGCAAACGGTGCTGCTTAATCCTGAAGGCAACGGAAAACCCGCCGATTACAAAATAACGATGGAGTATGACAGCAGGAAAAAAGCAACGACGATATGGCTATATGAGAAGCCCATTGTACATAAACAGTTGTTAATAGAGCTATTGGCCCGTTATGTGGGGGAATCTGCGGATGCAGCTTACGGGGACGCGGTGAAGTTGGATGCTGGAAAAGCGTTGGAGGCTAGACTGCTGAAAACCTACAACGGAAAGAAAATCATAATGGACAAAAGCGAGGCCGGCAAGAGCTTGGCCATTATGATTTACTCAAACTAA
- a CDS encoding S-layer homology domain-containing protein translates to MGKMGSQWWKGSIVLLVLVAVMATLSLTSVDSKMAQAAAPVFKDISGHWAKESIEAAVKAGILNGYPDQTFKPQNPITRAELLKVIALTTKVEAAAAPAGKPWYTGYQRALTDAKIYAAGDFTGDLGKAVTRVEMAKLAVRGANAEYRGAKLTADELMFRAVNAGLLSRTGAKAETIDPDGTTTRAQAAVIVTRLLKLAGGGKLSVDQGASTAAEVKWHRHNMITMFGQNDLVKFPHRVNIDKTYDVIIDQLLVLDPADKAGFYAEYLKGADLILGGELAKENQGYVFAYKLIGKNLIVDSSKWKLVQSSFYMYTEGNNGGVFLDDKYIFSDGTVKERDGLFFNKMAFSFDKKDGSGHNYRFDFASKKFVDEQIKKYGALPIHLERYGSQMNKNSQFYLTEVKDVWFKK, encoded by the coding sequence ATGGGGAAAATGGGATCGCAATGGTGGAAGGGCTCTATTGTATTGCTAGTGTTGGTGGCGGTAATGGCTACGTTGTCGTTAACGTCGGTAGATTCTAAAATGGCTCAGGCGGCTGCTCCTGTGTTTAAGGATATTTCAGGACATTGGGCGAAGGAATCAATTGAAGCTGCGGTGAAGGCGGGTATTTTGAACGGGTATCCGGATCAAACGTTTAAGCCGCAAAATCCGATTACGCGTGCGGAACTGCTCAAGGTTATTGCACTGACGACGAAGGTAGAGGCTGCGGCTGCTCCTGCGGGCAAGCCATGGTATACAGGCTATCAGAGGGCGCTGACTGATGCGAAAATCTATGCTGCTGGCGATTTCACGGGCGATCTGGGCAAGGCGGTAACGCGCGTGGAAATGGCTAAGCTCGCCGTACGCGGAGCAAATGCTGAGTACCGCGGCGCAAAGCTGACGGCGGATGAGCTGATGTTCCGCGCCGTGAACGCAGGCTTGCTGTCCCGCACAGGTGCCAAGGCGGAAACGATTGACCCAGATGGGACAACCACTCGGGCACAAGCGGCGGTTATCGTCACGCGCCTGCTGAAACTCGCGGGTGGCGGGAAGCTGTCGGTGGATCAGGGGGCTTCAACAGCGGCGGAAGTGAAGTGGCATAGACATAATATGATTACTATGTTCGGCCAGAATGACTTAGTAAAGTTTCCGCATAGAGTAAATATTGATAAAACGTATGATGTGATTATTGATCAATTGCTGGTTCTTGATCCTGCAGATAAAGCTGGTTTTTACGCAGAATATTTAAAAGGAGCCGATCTTATACTTGGCGGAGAATTAGCAAAAGAAAATCAGGGCTATGTTTTCGCATATAAACTTATTGGCAAAAACTTAATCGTAGACTCTTCTAAATGGAAATTGGTGCAATCTTCATTTTACATGTACACGGAAGGCAATAACGGCGGTGTGTTTTTAGACGATAAATATATCTTCAGTGATGGTACTGTAAAAGAACGTGATGGTTTATTTTTCAACAAGATGGCCTTTAGTTTCGATAAAAAAGATGGTAGCGGTCATAATTACAGATTTGATTTTGCAAGTAAAAAATTTGTTGACGAACAAATTAAAAAGTATGGAGCCTTGCCAATTCATCTGGAGCGATATGGCTCGCAGATGAATAAAAACTCTCAATTTTATTTGACAGAGGTGAAAGATGTATGGTTCAAAAAATAA